In the Alkalinema sp. FACHB-956 genome, one interval contains:
- a CDS encoding DUF4350 domain-containing protein, with protein sequence MNLVGKDISQGLSKRQWMWIAGLFLVLLLGILFLAPTNRLMDGSSYGRSPDGYAGWYAYMQQQGVTIERWQQPYRNLTASELRSNSPTPATFLQVYGERSDKSIPSDLIAWVSQGNRLVILAQQGKATEAPFWSSHATPAGTVKIATTRRLRPRSGDSPPREDLKEALGNPVVLGDRYGGIVIRERRGKGEIIRVTTPYLAANAYQDQPANYAYLAQLVGKKPDRIWMDEYLHGYKDAVTREKETRGDLIGYLTSTPFLLVVIQGFVVVGILVYAKNRRFGAVRPIPNPPVNNSQVYIQAMAGVLQKAGSYEFVEQVIGNAEKAHLQRQLGLSGEMANEQELMTMWQNQTGRSPTDLQPLLHPRASLKRESDVLFWLQKWSQVRKMLDRSRS encoded by the coding sequence ATGAATTTGGTTGGTAAAGATATTTCCCAAGGGCTTTCCAAGCGACAGTGGATGTGGATTGCAGGGCTGTTTTTGGTGCTTCTCTTAGGGATTCTGTTTTTAGCTCCGACCAATCGACTAATGGATGGTTCTTCCTATGGGCGTTCTCCCGATGGCTATGCAGGTTGGTATGCCTATATGCAGCAGCAGGGTGTCACGATCGAGCGCTGGCAACAGCCCTATCGTAATTTAACGGCGTCTGAATTGCGATCAAATTCGCCTACCCCAGCAACGTTTCTGCAAGTCTATGGTGAGCGATCGGACAAGTCCATTCCCAGTGATTTAATTGCTTGGGTCAGTCAGGGGAATCGGTTAGTCATCTTGGCACAGCAGGGAAAGGCGACGGAGGCTCCGTTTTGGTCGTCCCATGCCACACCCGCAGGCACGGTTAAAATTGCCACCACTCGACGATTGCGGCCCCGTTCAGGCGATTCCCCGCCCAGAGAGGATCTAAAAGAGGCCCTGGGCAACCCGGTGGTACTGGGCGATCGCTATGGTGGCATTGTGATCCGTGAAAGGCGTGGAAAGGGTGAAATTATCCGCGTTACAACGCCCTATTTAGCAGCCAATGCCTACCAGGATCAACCTGCTAACTATGCATACCTTGCGCAGTTGGTGGGAAAAAAGCCCGATCGGATTTGGATGGATGAATATCTCCATGGCTATAAAGATGCAGTCACTCGAGAAAAGGAAACGCGCGGTGATCTGATTGGCTATCTGACTTCTACGCCGTTTCTTCTGGTGGTGATCCAAGGATTTGTAGTGGTTGGGATCCTGGTTTATGCTAAAAATCGCCGCTTTGGGGCTGTGCGTCCTATCCCTAATCCTCCTGTCAATAATAGTCAAGTCTACATTCAGGCAATGGCTGGGGTATTACAAAAAGCAGGGAGTTATGAATTTGTTGAACAGGTGATTGGCAATGCTGAGAAAGCCCATTTGCAACGACAATTAGGATTATCAGGAGAGATGGCTAATGAACAAGAGCTAATGACGATGTGGCAAAATCAAACGGGGCGATCGCCAACGGATCTCCAACCCTTACTCCATCCCCGTGCTTCCCTCAAGCGGGAATCCGATGTGTTGTTCTGGTTGCAAAAATGGTCGCAGGTTCGGAAAATGCTCGATCGATCGCGATCGTAA
- a CDS encoding caspase family protein yields the protein MPRAVSSSQPKSNNQPAKLWMLLIGVNEYQDATLPALQYSAIDCQSLGDVLTEVVSSSFAACDASIYHDFAEQLPVVAPIQQSLLKIQQQANAQDTVLIYFSGHGVLAGTQQEAVLCLHDTDLDRPSETGLSIHALLQTLSACAAHQQIIWLDACHSGGMTLRGLPINPAAQLVDVLQKQVKKSQGLYALLSCDRSQQSWEFPELGHGIFTYFLMKGLRGEAANAHGLIDVDSLYKYIYHQTLRYVDQTNQQLRLVNQQKRSRGESKLQAEYPLQTPKRIVEGIGEFILAKSPIYLTTQAIAHTQLSRRALIIDGFNHQNAALEFSKLLSHAGQFEVEYYPKPGQDWSDIKTTIAQQLETIPPNTENHSTLLLYLRGQILNQEDGEASLILGETGEISRSWLRQYLRQHPEHQQMIILDCPKSNLDDCNLEAWVEDLQHEQGRGQCILAAQSPVENSALFAQALQETLSTIDPQKGLSAAGWVTHLQQALAGMTPLRVWLSGTRGILEIIPEQITLTTRSGIDLGVCPYLGLRAFSERETQYFYGRESVVEQLLNELVKQPVLAIVGASGSGKSSVMQAGLIPQLRRGQYIPNSDRWQIVQMRPGDRPITALSRSLAHGSRNATNQNAANQYAPEQIEGVLYQGVEGWVYWLRSQTEPLTVLAIDQFEELFTLADELERQRFIELITGAVEYASDRFKLVFTIRADFIAACLELPELAPLVQKHSVLVPACLSEEDYRRVITQPAEQVGLRVEPELIEVLLQELDRTTGDLPLLQFVLEELWHYRSEGQLTLQSYQQQIGGLRGVLETKAQAVYDALSPDEQACARWIFLNLTQVGESTEDTRRRIRRSTLAVTKYAPDLVERTLKALTTAQLITIDSALDSSTTLLPETPEADTVPQLSTAVESESPILSSPEPRSETWPETWPETTIEVTHEILIRHWSTLRWWLDENRSRLKSQRQIEQSAQQWQQHDYKPEFLLRGVRLAQAEELYINYTDELTSLTQEFVETSIEARDREMIETRKRLRRAQIAVALIGSLGVCALGFAGLASWRQRTAQLREIDALTASSEALLNDNQQIEAVTDGLKAGTLWQSLETSWLKFLPLPGDLRMKVVTTLQQALSRTQEINRITSEQSVNAVTSNTQGNLIWFAGDDGKIIQYSLADSLSADQRSQPIAHLGDRIQAIQLSPDQQWLASALSNGTIDLRRVTDREAVTLQGHSDWVTDVQWSPDGQQLVSASRDGTVRLWNRQRQQAMWIGQWIGKGHKGWVNCVQFLNARQILSGGEDGTVRLWSIEGKLIKTWKAHTDRITAIAIRPNQAEFLTASADRTIKRWDRNGKLLQTYEGHRDQVNDLSWQRNGRSFVSAGSDRKIIFWSATGEMQTSLQGSREEIKQVHWMPDGKTFLSSGSDKLVRVWQMADHPGDRVPMPLSSIPAVTFLPDRPALLATTQDKVVSEFSLRSTPNSQRLLASPIPRITTQNLITSLSVSKNGNTIITSDIQGHLFTFQADGRLQLQRSISPQRINTVQISPDGSTIASAGVDRTITLSRATTLEPVATLSGHSDEIKALQFSPNGHWLASAGSDRQIKLWNLADRSRQTLGSHSLEVSSLAFSPDSQWLAAGSWDNTIQVWNLTTRRSIKLTGHSHGITSLNFSPDGQTLLSSSQDGTVKLWNPYTGNLIKTLINQGDSLQKGWLNPSGDVLAIAGEQSGLTVWNWNLNSLVNQGCDRLSTYLRSQPTTSNTIGRCQAR from the coding sequence ATGCCCCGCGCCGTTAGCTCTTCCCAACCCAAATCCAACAATCAGCCTGCAAAACTGTGGATGCTTCTGATTGGCGTCAATGAATACCAAGATGCAACTTTGCCAGCGCTTCAGTATTCCGCGATCGATTGTCAGAGTTTGGGAGATGTCCTAACTGAAGTGGTTTCTTCCTCATTTGCGGCCTGTGACGCTAGCATTTACCACGATTTTGCTGAACAGCTTCCCGTTGTCGCTCCTATCCAGCAAAGTCTGCTGAAAATCCAACAGCAAGCCAACGCCCAAGACACCGTTCTCATCTACTTTTCCGGCCACGGGGTTCTCGCTGGAACCCAGCAGGAAGCGGTGCTGTGTTTACACGATACGGATCTCGATCGACCCAGTGAAACAGGACTGTCCATTCACGCCCTCTTGCAAACCCTATCCGCCTGTGCTGCCCACCAACAAATTATTTGGCTCGATGCCTGTCACAGTGGCGGCATGACCCTGCGCGGTTTACCCATCAATCCCGCAGCCCAATTGGTCGATGTCTTGCAAAAGCAGGTGAAAAAAAGTCAGGGGCTGTATGCACTACTCTCCTGCGATCGATCGCAGCAATCCTGGGAATTTCCGGAACTGGGCCATGGCATTTTCACCTATTTCCTGATGAAAGGGTTGCGGGGAGAGGCGGCCAATGCCCACGGGTTGATTGATGTAGATAGCTTATATAAATATATCTATCATCAAACCCTACGCTACGTTGATCAAACCAATCAACAATTGCGCTTAGTCAATCAGCAAAAACGCAGTCGGGGGGAATCGAAATTACAGGCGGAATATCCACTGCAAACGCCGAAACGCATTGTGGAAGGCATTGGGGAATTTATTCTAGCGAAATCGCCCATTTATCTGACAACCCAAGCCATCGCCCACACCCAGCTCAGCCGACGGGCGCTCATCATCGACGGCTTCAACCACCAAAACGCAGCACTGGAGTTCAGTAAGTTACTCAGCCATGCCGGACAATTTGAGGTGGAATATTATCCCAAACCAGGACAGGACTGGAGCGACATTAAAACTACGATCGCTCAACAGTTAGAAACTATTCCTCCGAATACTGAGAATCATTCCACGCTATTACTCTACCTACGCGGTCAGATTCTGAATCAAGAAGATGGGGAAGCCTCTTTAATACTGGGAGAAACGGGGGAAATCAGCCGATCGTGGCTACGGCAATACCTACGACAACACCCAGAACATCAGCAAATGATTATTCTGGATTGTCCCAAGAGTAATTTAGATGATTGCAATTTAGAAGCTTGGGTTGAGGACTTACAGCACGAGCAGGGACGCGGTCAATGCATTCTTGCAGCGCAGTCTCCCGTGGAGAATTCAGCCCTTTTTGCCCAGGCATTACAGGAAACCTTAAGCACGATCGATCCGCAAAAGGGACTGTCGGCAGCCGGATGGGTTACCCACCTGCAACAGGCATTGGCTGGAATGACGCCCTTGCGGGTCTGGCTATCGGGAACGCGGGGCATTCTGGAAATTATTCCGGAACAAATCACATTAACGACGCGATCGGGAATTGATTTAGGCGTTTGTCCCTACCTGGGATTGCGCGCCTTTAGTGAACGGGAAACGCAATACTTCTACGGTCGGGAAAGTGTAGTCGAACAATTACTCAATGAATTGGTGAAGCAGCCGGTTCTGGCGATCGTGGGTGCTTCCGGTAGCGGGAAATCCTCTGTCATGCAAGCGGGACTGATTCCCCAACTGCGCCGAGGCCAATATATTCCCAATAGCGATCGCTGGCAGATCGTACAAATGCGTCCTGGCGATCGACCCATTACCGCCCTCAGCCGTAGCCTCGCCCACGGGAGCCGGAATGCCACCAACCAGAATGCCGCTAACCAATACGCGCCAGAGCAAATTGAAGGCGTGCTCTACCAAGGGGTAGAAGGCTGGGTGTACTGGCTGCGATCGCAAACGGAACCGCTGACGGTACTGGCGATCGATCAGTTTGAGGAATTGTTTACGCTAGCCGATGAATTGGAACGCCAACGGTTTATTGAATTAATCACGGGGGCGGTGGAATATGCCAGCGATCGCTTCAAATTAGTTTTTACAATTCGCGCAGACTTTATTGCCGCCTGTTTGGAATTGCCGGAACTCGCCCCACTGGTTCAGAAACACAGCGTTCTGGTTCCCGCCTGCCTCAGCGAAGAGGATTACCGCCGCGTCATCACCCAACCCGCTGAGCAAGTCGGTTTGCGCGTTGAGCCGGAATTGATTGAAGTGTTGCTTCAGGAACTCGATCGTACGACGGGAGACTTGCCGCTGTTGCAATTTGTGCTGGAAGAACTGTGGCATTACCGCAGCGAGGGACAATTAACCCTGCAAAGTTATCAGCAACAAATTGGTGGATTGCGGGGCGTGTTAGAAACCAAGGCCCAAGCGGTCTATGATGCCCTCTCACCGGACGAGCAAGCCTGTGCCCGTTGGATTTTTCTCAATTTAACGCAAGTTGGTGAGAGTACAGAAGATACCCGTCGCCGCATTCGTCGATCGACCTTGGCAGTGACCAAGTATGCGCCAGATCTGGTGGAACGGACGCTAAAAGCCTTAACCACTGCGCAGTTGATTACGATCGATTCTGCCCTAGATTCCTCTACAACTCTATTACCAGAAACCCCAGAAGCGGATACTGTCCCGCAGTTATCCACAGCTGTAGAGTCTGAATCGCCTATTCTTTCTAGCCCTGAACCACGCTCTGAAACTTGGCCTGAAACCTGGCCTGAAACCACGATCGAAGTCACCCATGAAATCCTGATTCGCCACTGGTCAACGCTGCGGTGGTGGCTAGATGAAAATAGAAGCCGACTGAAGTCGCAACGACAAATCGAACAATCGGCACAACAATGGCAACAACATGATTACAAACCAGAATTCCTACTACGGGGTGTACGTTTAGCGCAGGCGGAAGAACTCTACATTAATTACACCGATGAGCTAACCAGCCTGACCCAGGAATTTGTTGAAACGTCGATCGAAGCTCGCGATCGGGAAATGATTGAAACGCGGAAACGTCTACGCAGAGCCCAGATCGCCGTGGCTTTGATTGGAAGTTTAGGGGTTTGTGCGTTGGGCTTTGCGGGACTGGCATCCTGGCGACAACGGACAGCACAATTGCGGGAAATTGATGCACTAACGGCCAGTTCCGAAGCTTTACTCAATGACAACCAACAGATCGAAGCCGTTACCGATGGGTTGAAAGCAGGCACGTTATGGCAAAGCTTAGAAACCAGTTGGCTCAAGTTTCTCCCCTTACCAGGGGACTTGCGTATGAAGGTTGTAACAACGCTACAACAAGCCCTCAGCCGCACTCAGGAGATCAATCGGATTACCAGTGAGCAGTCGGTCAATGCAGTTACGAGTAATACTCAAGGCAATCTCATTTGGTTCGCTGGCGATGATGGAAAGATTATACAATACAGCCTTGCAGATAGTCTCAGCGCCGACCAGCGCAGTCAGCCGATCGCACACCTTGGCGATCGCATTCAAGCTATCCAACTCAGCCCCGATCAACAATGGCTCGCCAGTGCATTGAGTAATGGCACGATCGATCTACGGCGAGTCACAGATCGAGAGGCCGTAACGCTGCAAGGCCATAGCGACTGGGTGACGGATGTGCAGTGGAGTCCCGATGGTCAGCAGTTGGTCAGTGCCAGCCGGGATGGAACGGTGCGCCTGTGGAATCGCCAACGGCAGCAGGCTATGTGGATTGGCCAGTGGATTGGCAAGGGGCATAAAGGCTGGGTCAATTGTGTTCAGTTTCTTAATGCTCGGCAAATCCTTTCCGGTGGCGAAGATGGGACTGTACGATTATGGTCGATCGAAGGCAAATTAATCAAAACCTGGAAGGCTCATACTGACCGGATTACCGCCATTGCAATTCGTCCCAATCAAGCAGAGTTTCTGACTGCCAGCGCCGATCGTACGATTAAGCGGTGGGATCGTAATGGCAAGCTACTACAAACCTATGAAGGGCATCGCGATCAGGTTAATGATTTGAGTTGGCAACGGAATGGCCGTTCTTTTGTCAGTGCGGGGAGCGATCGGAAAATCATCTTCTGGTCAGCAACTGGAGAAATGCAAACAAGTCTTCAAGGAAGCCGGGAAGAAATTAAACAGGTTCATTGGATGCCTGATGGCAAAACATTCTTGAGCAGTGGCTCAGATAAATTGGTGCGCGTTTGGCAGATGGCCGATCATCCTGGCGATCGCGTCCCCATGCCCCTCTCTTCCATTCCCGCTGTTACCTTCCTGCCCGATCGACCCGCCCTGCTTGCCACGACCCAGGATAAAGTCGTTTCGGAATTTTCCCTACGATCGACCCCAAACTCGCAACGATTGCTAGCTTCTCCCATTCCTCGGATCACAACTCAAAATTTGATTACAAGCTTAAGCGTCAGTAAAAACGGAAACACCATCATCACGAGTGATATCCAAGGCCATCTATTCACGTTTCAAGCCGATGGCCGATTGCAATTGCAGCGATCGATCTCTCCTCAGCGCATCAATACCGTCCAAATCAGTCCCGATGGCTCAACGATCGCCAGTGCTGGGGTCGATCGAACCATTACCCTCAGCCGTGCGACGACCCTCGAACCGGTTGCGACCCTATCTGGTCATAGCGATGAAATCAAAGCCCTACAATTCAGTCCCAATGGTCACTGGTTGGCTTCCGCAGGCAGCGATCGACAGATCAAACTGTGGAATCTGGCCGATCGTAGCCGTCAGACCTTGGGGAGCCATTCTTTGGAAGTCTCCAGTCTCGCCTTTAGTCCCGATAGCCAGTGGTTAGCTGCGGGCAGTTGGGATAATACGATTCAGGTGTGGAACTTGACCACTCGTCGATCGATCAAATTAACAGGCCATAGCCATGGCATCACCAGTTTGAATTTCAGTCCCGATGGCCAGACGTTACTATCCAGCAGCCAAGACGGCACGGTCAAACTCTGGAATCCCTACACCGGTAATCTGATTAAAACACTGATCAATCAAGGCGATAGTCTCCAAAAGGGTTGGTTAAATCCTAGCGGTGACGTATTGGCGATCGCTGGCGAGCAGTCGGGTTTGACGGTTTGGAACTGGAATCTTAATAGCTTAGTGAATCAAGGCTGCGATCGACTCTCGACCTACCTCCGCAGCCAACCAACCACATCCAACACGATCGGCCGCTGCCAAGCTCGATAA
- a CDS encoding HEAT repeat domain-containing protein: MQIDDESRKQLAKFWRRKLWLGIAVIGTLGIAAWRISSVQARYDDVLVQESRNLPDKVYQELIQEIRQGIPNQPIFWETDDFKKNQTCSSINLLGSLGDRRAIPELKKLMEDEMNHVRNCGGNILDKSIYLAAALALSNFEDENTFSYLKQSLASLPSSRILNLQREFHRRERLILKQPTFNWNDKQNVALLKSPFPRFLEPSEHDTINQKIIRSLQFPGVVDENRAQKYQQLESKALTKQQKEQLVEELFISNFVQLLFQHQQNNLLDIAAQYGSKGNLKAFETLLSLLPKSTQTLTPFEKSTRQSILNRMLGLSAIPQFRPSILKFLRSQNFQDNDFANLYCVALAADQTGQIASELLLKRVNSGKLPEFNDGMKSCKGDFPVNVLVNQLTPLLSDRNSNIRNSAASALGFIGDPSAIPAVLQAFKKLPRYSFKDAPLENTLDPDLFVDGKSYKLFLKVLRELGYSATLADTWNDQEKQDAIVVLKKALDQPDSPRTNIDNSRAYIGYCRLASALADLGISDYLESMFCKS, from the coding sequence ATGCAAATAGACGATGAAAGTCGGAAACAATTAGCAAAATTTTGGCGCAGAAAACTGTGGTTAGGAATAGCCGTGATCGGAACGTTAGGCATTGCGGCTTGGCGAATCAGTTCAGTACAGGCCCGTTATGATGATGTCTTAGTCCAAGAAAGTCGCAATTTGCCAGACAAAGTTTACCAGGAGTTGATTCAGGAAATTAGGCAAGGAATTCCCAATCAGCCAATTTTTTGGGAAACGGATGATTTCAAAAAAAATCAAACTTGTAGCAGCATTAACCTACTGGGTTCCCTTGGCGATCGCCGTGCAATTCCTGAACTCAAAAAACTGATGGAAGATGAAATGAACCATGTGAGGAATTGTGGTGGTAATATCCTCGATAAAAGTATTTATCTAGCAGCCGCTTTAGCATTAAGTAACTTTGAGGATGAAAATACATTCTCCTATTTGAAGCAATCATTAGCCAGCCTTCCCTCATCACGAATACTTAATTTACAAAGAGAGTTTCATCGGAGAGAACGTCTAATTCTCAAACAGCCAACTTTTAATTGGAATGACAAACAAAATGTAGCGCTTCTGAAAAGTCCCTTCCCAAGGTTTCTGGAGCCGTCAGAGCATGACACGATTAATCAGAAAATAATTCGATCGCTACAATTTCCAGGCGTAGTCGATGAAAATCGAGCACAGAAATATCAACAATTAGAATCAAAAGCCTTGACGAAGCAACAAAAAGAGCAGTTGGTAGAAGAGTTATTCATCAGCAATTTTGTACAGTTGCTGTTTCAACATCAGCAAAATAATCTTCTCGATATAGCTGCACAATATGGTAGCAAGGGTAATTTAAAAGCATTTGAGACATTGCTGTCCTTACTCCCGAAATCAACTCAAACGTTAACTCCATTTGAGAAAAGCACTAGACAATCTATCCTAAATAGGATGTTGGGACTCTCTGCTATTCCTCAATTTAGGCCATCAATTCTAAAATTTCTTAGATCTCAAAACTTTCAAGATAATGATTTTGCCAACCTTTACTGTGTAGCTCTTGCCGCTGACCAAACAGGCCAAATCGCAAGTGAATTACTATTAAAACGAGTCAATTCTGGAAAACTTCCAGAATTTAATGACGGGATGAAATCGTGTAAAGGTGATTTTCCAGTCAATGTTTTGGTGAATCAACTAACTCCATTACTCAGCGATCGGAATTCTAATATCAGAAATAGTGCAGCCTCTGCATTAGGGTTTATTGGTGATCCCAGTGCAATTCCAGCAGTACTTCAGGCATTCAAAAAGCTCCCACGTTATTCCTTCAAGGATGCACCTTTAGAGAATACTTTAGATCCAGACTTATTTGTTGATGGAAAATCTTATAAACTATTTTTGAAGGTGCTACGAGAATTAGGCTATAGTGCAACCCTTGCAGATACTTGGAATGACCAAGAAAAACAGGATGCGATCGTCGTTCTTAAAAAAGCATTAGACCAACCCGATTCGCCGCGCACCAACATAGACAATTCTCGTGCATATATTGGTTACTGTCGGTTGGCATCTGCGTTAGCTGACCTTGGTATTTCAGACTATTTAGAATCAATGTTTTGCAAAAGCTAA
- the cobI gene encoding precorrin-2 C(20)-methyltransferase — protein MGLGTLYGVGVGPSDPELITIKGLRRIVKTPIVAFPAGLNGKLGVAEAIVQPWLHAHQVRLPLHCPSVQPDYAQSAYAQPAYAQLASPQPFQARPQSPLDTAWKSAAQKILPYLEAGQDVVFIAEGDISFYSTFTYLAQAIKTAQPFAPIETIPGICSPLAAAAELGLPLTLQGQRLAVLPTIDSVAELETALKWADVVVLMNISSVYAEVWDVLKHHSLLEQSYVVERATAASQRVYDHLQDWPNLKLPYFSLMIVKIRENPGAREDR, from the coding sequence GTGGGATTAGGGACACTATACGGAGTTGGGGTTGGGCCCAGTGATCCCGAACTAATTACGATCAAAGGACTGCGGCGAATTGTCAAAACACCGATCGTGGCGTTTCCGGCGGGGCTGAATGGCAAGCTGGGAGTGGCCGAGGCGATCGTGCAGCCTTGGTTACACGCCCACCAGGTGCGGTTGCCGTTGCACTGTCCCTCTGTGCAGCCAGACTATGCCCAATCCGCCTATGCCCAGCCAGCCTACGCCCAGCTAGCCTCTCCGCAGCCATTCCAGGCACGACCACAGAGTCCCCTTGACACCGCCTGGAAATCCGCAGCCCAAAAGATTCTCCCCTACCTAGAAGCGGGCCAGGATGTGGTGTTCATCGCAGAGGGGGACATCAGCTTTTACAGTACGTTTACCTACCTGGCCCAGGCGATCAAAACGGCCCAACCCTTCGCCCCGATCGAAACCATTCCCGGCATTTGCTCCCCTTTGGCCGCAGCAGCGGAACTGGGACTCCCCTTGACGTTGCAAGGGCAGCGCCTTGCCGTGCTACCCACCATCGATTCGGTTGCAGAATTGGAAACCGCCTTGAAATGGGCTGATGTGGTGGTTTTAATGAATATCAGCTCGGTCTATGCCGAGGTTTGGGATGTCCTGAAGCATCACAGCTTATTGGAACAGAGCTACGTGGTCGAACGGGCGACGGCTGCCTCCCAGCGGGTCTATGACCATTTGCAGGATTGGCCCAACCTGAAGCTCCCTTATTTTTCCTTGATGATTGTCAAAATACGGGAGAATCCGGGAGCGCGGGAGGATCGGTAG
- a CDS encoding PadR family transcriptional regulator, which produces MPKSKKEDQEPDIARLSAIDEDVLTVLLGRELYGLEILDELNPGRPMPLRFGSLYPALNRLEKKGFVSWRWGDEVDESGGARRKYYKVTGLGATALNAVQSYRMALAQRATAGAGLVL; this is translated from the coding sequence ATGCCGAAGTCGAAGAAAGAAGATCAAGAACCTGATATTGCGAGGTTATCCGCGATCGATGAGGACGTGCTGACGGTCTTATTGGGACGAGAGTTGTATGGGTTGGAAATCTTGGATGAGCTGAATCCAGGACGTCCAATGCCATTACGGTTTGGCAGCTTGTACCCTGCCCTCAACCGCTTAGAGAAAAAAGGCTTTGTGAGTTGGCGCTGGGGCGACGAAGTGGACGAATCAGGGGGCGCGCGCCGCAAGTATTACAAAGTGACAGGCTTGGGGGCGACAGCGCTCAACGCAGTCCAGAGCTATCGGATGGCGCTGGCACAAAGGGCCACCGCCGGAGCTGGTTTAGTGCTCTGA
- a CDS encoding MoxR family ATPase — protein sequence MSEMQSGMNPVFSRLEQMLSQVVVGQDAIAHQLLIALLAGGHVILEGVPGTGKTLLARVLSQLIQADFRRIQLTPDVLPSDILGTNIFDLNTRSFTLKQGPIFTQILLADEINRTPPKTQSALLEAMEEQQVTLDGQTLALSELFWVIATQNSLEFEGTYPLPEAQLDRFLFKLMVDYPDPSSEKKMLLNTQAGFQAKRLDLAKLKPMTTVSQILEARKLIHNVKIQENVLDYLLSIVQRSRKHPDIALGASPRSAVAWLQASKVQAWLANREFVTPDDVKAIAVPLLRHRLILRPEAQLDGLSIDAVIQGLLNQVTVPR from the coding sequence ATGTCTGAAATGCAATCTGGAATGAATCCTGTCTTTTCTCGCCTAGAACAAATGCTCAGCCAAGTGGTTGTGGGGCAGGATGCGATCGCGCACCAATTGCTGATCGCGCTGCTCGCGGGGGGCCATGTGATTTTGGAAGGGGTGCCGGGAACGGGAAAAACGCTGTTGGCGCGGGTTCTCTCGCAGCTGATTCAAGCGGACTTCCGTCGAATTCAGTTAACGCCGGATGTTTTGCCTTCGGATATCCTAGGGACAAATATTTTTGATTTGAATACGCGCAGTTTTACGTTAAAGCAAGGCCCAATTTTTACCCAGATTCTTCTAGCCGATGAAATCAATCGTACCCCGCCTAAAACGCAATCGGCATTGTTGGAAGCGATGGAAGAACAACAGGTGACGCTGGATGGGCAAACTCTAGCACTTTCTGAATTATTCTGGGTGATTGCGACGCAAAACTCCTTGGAATTTGAGGGTACCTATCCCTTGCCGGAAGCGCAGCTCGATCGCTTTCTTTTCAAACTGATGGTGGATTACCCTGATCCGAGTTCGGAAAAGAAAATGCTATTGAATACACAAGCTGGATTCCAAGCAAAACGTTTAGATTTAGCAAAATTAAAACCGATGACTACAGTCTCGCAAATTCTGGAGGCCCGGAAATTGATTCACAACGTAAAGATTCAGGAAAATGTTTTAGACTACTTGCTATCGATCGTTCAACGATCGCGTAAACATCCAGATATTGCCCTGGGGGCATCTCCGCGATCGGCGGTGGCATGGTTGCAGGCGAGTAAGGTACAGGCTTGGTTAGCTAACCGGGAGTTCGTGACGCCGGATGATGTGAAGGCGATCGCAGTTCCGCTGCTACGCCATCGCCTGATTCTTCGTCCAGAGGCTCAGTTGGATGGTTTAAGCATTGATGCCGTGATTCAAGGTTTACTGAATCAAGTGACGGTGCCTCGTTAA
- a CDS encoding lipase — protein sequence MMLPTVIVPGYFAPATEYQAFEQLLSQFSIPTVTVPLTKWDWVPTLGGRSIRPIIDQIDRTVQDVRQRFNTAEVNLVGHSAGGWIARIYLGAKAYDIHPEPAGSVQCWQAHQWVHRLITLGTPHTSQERWTRKNLDFVNTSYPGAFEPTVRYVCVAGRSVYGEKRLGQWLAYSSYELTCGRGDCWGDGITPVESAHLAGAENITLEGVRHAPKSAGLWYGSPSVVEQWIDYLRD from the coding sequence ATGATGCTACCCACCGTTATTGTGCCAGGATATTTCGCACCTGCGACGGAATACCAAGCATTTGAGCAACTTCTCAGCCAATTTAGTATTCCCACGGTGACGGTGCCGTTAACGAAATGGGACTGGGTTCCGACGCTGGGGGGACGATCGATTCGCCCCATTATTGACCAGATCGATCGGACGGTGCAGGACGTGCGCCAGCGGTTTAATACGGCGGAAGTCAATCTGGTAGGCCATTCAGCGGGAGGCTGGATCGCTCGGATTTACCTCGGGGCCAAGGCTTACGACATTCACCCGGAGCCAGCGGGATCGGTGCAGTGCTGGCAGGCCCACCAATGGGTGCATCGCCTGATTACCTTGGGAACGCCCCACACCAGCCAGGAGCGCTGGACTCGTAAGAATTTGGACTTTGTTAATACCAGCTATCCCGGAGCCTTTGAACCGACGGTGCGCTATGTCTGTGTGGCGGGTCGATCGGTTTATGGCGAGAAACGGTTGGGGCAATGGCTGGCCTACAGCAGCTATGAGCTGACCTGCGGGCGGGGAGATTGTTGGGGGGATGGCATTACGCCGGTGGAGTCGGCGCACTTGGCGGGAGCGGAGAATATTACGCTGGAGGGCGTGCGTCATGCGCCCAAGAGTGCGGGGCTGTGGTACGGTTCGCCCTCGGTGGTGGAGCAGTGGATTGACTATCTGCGGGATTAG